Proteins encoded together in one Tripterygium wilfordii isolate XIE 37 chromosome 14, ASM1340144v1, whole genome shotgun sequence window:
- the LOC120015656 gene encoding two-component response regulator ARR2-like isoform X2: MKIKKKKKKRWTKLLGSGVVVPSCRSVRRPYSRSKMARLRWTPQLHLCFLRAVERLGGQDRATPRLVLQLMNIKGISIAHVKSHLQMYRSKKINDTNLEMPEQGLSLESGAHNFYFPSQFPKLHSFNQRSLSSLSYGDACTWRGHDNQICSLYNSTIDRCGLNRAKHGLYGSITERVLFGRLKNNSFNGDSHLNTTISSLNNKRRSSRGTHPTILLDGGVESFQRCSRKPISGDQLMNNGSCDRNCRAIQEDENTAKRKTLDLNLSLRVNEKGMEGTSDQEEEEEDVVDSDLCLSLSSSSLSTTKHARKTKVVLPSTLDLTL; encoded by the exons ATGaagatcaagaagaagaagaagaagaggtggaCAAAATTATTAG GTAGTGGTGTTGTTGTTCCATCTTGCAGATCTGTACGTCGTCCTTATAGTCGTTCTAAGATGGCGAGGCTCCGATGGACTCCCCAACTCCATCTTTGCTTTCTTCGTGCTGTTGAAAGACTTGGAGGACAGGATA GAGCAACACCAAGGCTGGTTCTTCAATTGATGAACATCAAAGGCATTAGCATAGCTCATGTCAAGAGCCATCTTCAG ATGTATAGAAGTAAGAAGATCAATGACACCAATCTAG AAATGCCAGAGCAAGGTCTGTCATTGGAAAGTGGGGCTCATAATTTCTATTTTCCTAGTCAATTCCCCAAACTACATAGTTTCAATCAAAGATCTTTATCTTCTTTAAG TTATGGGGATGCTTGCACTTGGAGAGGTCATGATAACCAGATTTGTAGTCTATACAATAGTACTATTGATAGGTGTGGACTCAATAGAGCAAAACATGGACTTTATGGGTCAATCACCGAGAGAGTACTTTTTGGAAGACTCAAAAACAATTCATTTAATGGAGATTCCCATTTGAATACTACTATTTCTTCTCtcaacaacaaaagaagaagcagcagGGGTACTCATCCAACTATACTACTTGATGGAGGGGTTGAGTCCTTTCAAAGATGTTCAAGGAAACCAATATCAGGTGATCAATTGATGAACAATGGATCTTGTGACAGAAATTGTAGAGCAATTCAAGAAGACGAAAACACGGCGAAACGGAAGACATTGGACTTGAATCTCTCTCTGAGGGTGAATGAGAAGGGCATGGAAGGAACAAGtgatcaagaagaagaagaagaagatgttgtGGATAGTGATTTGTGTCTTTCTTTGTCTTCATCATCTTTATCCACAACAAAGCATGCAAGGAAGACCAAGGTGGTACTGCCAAGTACTCTGGATCTGACTTTATGA
- the LOC120014044 gene encoding probable inactive receptor-like protein kinase At3g56050 — MEKNWRFTRLKAMALLSTLCVKLILCLSLNEEGLALLRVKERIVSDPFGALSNWEEIDGEVNPCSWFGVECSDGKVVVLNLDNLCLRGTLAPELRNLIHIKSINLRNNSFSGNIPDGIGTLKELEVLDLGYNNFSGSLPSDVGSNPSLAILLLDNNGLFDNLSPEISNLQMLSEVQVDENQLSYATEKSSCNGRSVTWTVTQTENAGHGRQLQVTAPFPQDSNGRLAGRFFNPFTPIKKRNTSFSLPPSPPSSMDDPPSLSPGLNAPPPSTTPIMPNRTSSNTNSSTSPPPVSAMTPSAARDNKISSLKHHQVAILAGSIGGALILLASIMGMVLYRSNKVVIVKPWVTGLSGQLQKVFVTGVPKLKRAELEIASEDFSNVIVSSPIGTLYKGTLSSGVEIAIASVAMTSAKDWSKNLEMQFRHKIDTLSRVNHKNFVNLLGYCEEEEPFTRMMVFEYAPNGTLFEHLHIKESEHLDWGMRIRIAMGMAYCLQHMHQLNPPIAHNNLNSSSVYLTEDNAAKISDISFWNAIAAAEREAAGKKLLDTPIADQESNVYGFGVLLFEMLTGRLPYLVDNGSLVDWASHYLIRGERPLKEMLDPTLDSYQEEQLEQINELIRSCVHPDPQQRPAMQEVTGRLREITGITPDGAIPKLSPLWWAELEILSTDAM, encoded by the exons ATGGAGAAGAACTGGAGATTTACTCGATTGAAAGCTATGGCGTTGTTATCTACTTTATGTGTTAAATTGATCTTGTGTTTGTCTCTCAATGAGGAAG GGTTAGCGTTGTTGAGAGTAAAGGAGAGAATCGTGAGTGATCCATTTGGTGCTTTATCGAATTGGGAAGAGATTGATGGAGAGGTGAATCCTTGTTCGTGGTTTGGAGTGGAGTGCTCAGATGGAAAGGTTGTGGTGTT GAACTTGGACAATCTTTGTCTTCGAGGAACTCTAGCACCTGAGCTAAGAAACCTTATCCATATTAAGTCTAT AAATTTGCGCAACAACTCTTTTAGTGGTAACATTCCTGATGGCATAGGAACGCTGAAGGAGTTGGAGGTATTGGATTTGGGATACAATAACTTTAGTGGGTCACTACCATCCGATGTTGGCAGTAATCCATCACTGGCAATCCT TCTACTGGACAATAATGGGCTTTTTGACAACTTGTCTCCTGAAATTTCTAACCTTCAGATGCTATCTGAAGTTCAAGTAGATGAAAACCAGCTATCTTATGCAACTGAAAAATCATCCTGCAATGGAAGATCAGTTACATG GACTGTCACTCAAACTGAAAATGCAGGTCATGGGAGACAGCTACAAGTAACAGCTCCCTTTCCACAAGATTCCAACGGAAGACTAGCAGGTCGTTTTTTTAATCCATTTACCCCAATAAAAAAGCGCAATACTTCCTTTTCATTGCCACCATCACCTCCATCATCTATGGATGATCCACCCTCTCTCAGCCCTGGGCTAAATGCCCCTCCTCCTTCAACAACCCCTATTATGCCAAATCGAACTTCCTCGAATACAAATTCTTCTACTTCACCACCGCCAGTCTCGGCTATGACTCCATCTGCTGCAAGAGACAATAAAATTTCTAGTTTAAAACATCATCAAGTTGCAATATTAGCAGGAAGCATTGGGGGTGCTTTAATTCTTCTTGCTTCTATCATGGGCATGGTGCTTTATAGAAGCAATAAGGTTGTTATTGTCAAACCTTGGGTGACAGGGTTGAGTGGGCAGCTTCAGAAAGTATTTGTAACAG GTGTACCAAAGCTTAAGAGAGCGGAGCTTGAAATTGCTAGTGAAGATTTTAGTAATGTAATTGTTTCCTCGCCAATTGGGACATTGTACAAAGGGACATTATCTAGTGGGGTTGAAATAGCTATCGCCTCAGTTGCAATGACATCTGCCAAGGATTGGTCAAAGAATCTAGAGATGCAGTTTCGGCATAAG ATTGACACATTATCAAGAGTGAATCACAAAAATTTTGTCAATCTTCTTGGATATTGTGAGGAAGAGGAGCCTTTCACAAGGATGATGGTCTTTGAATATGCCCCAAATGGGACCCTTTTTGAGCATTTACATA TAAAAGAATCTGAGCACTTGGACTGGGGAATGCGGATAAGAATCGCTATGGGCATGGCGTACTGCCTTCAGCATATGCACCAGCTGAACCCACCCATAGCTCACAACAACTTAAACTCTTCGTCTGTCTATCTTACAGAAGATAATGCAGCCAAAATCTCAGATATAAGTTTTTGGAATGCAATAGCTGCTGCTGAGAGGGAAGCTGCTGGCAAGAAGCTTTTAGACACACCAATAGCAGACCAAGAAAGTAATGTTTACGGCTTTGGTGTACTATTGTTTGAAATGTTAACAGGTAGGCTTCCCTACTTGGTAGACAATGGCTCACTTGTGGACTGGGCATCACACTATCTTATTAGAGGAGAGCGACCACTCAAAGAAATGTTGGATCCGACTCTGGACTCCTATCAAGAGGAGCAGCTGGAGCAGATTAATGAATTGATAAGATCTTGTGTGCACCCTGATCCACAACAGAGACCGGCAATGCAGGAAGTTACTGGAAGATTGAGAGAGATAACTGGAATAACTCCTGATGGAGCAATCCCTAAACTTTCTCCTCTTTGGTGGGCAGAGCTTGAGATATTGTCGACGGATGCAATGTAA
- the LOC120014956 gene encoding UTP--glucose-1-phosphate uridylyltransferase 3, chloroplastic isoform X1, whose product MANITAPNILHYSNHRRILCSFNSTTPFSSSLHSDKSPLLSLSSSLSSRCFRVTRVSTAPIEYVSPAPDSNFHEELSRLKTLRLKLAGCGALKGKHSVIDTDSRVKSFFDRRKVWLSRVLGWLDLEADCYQVYLLKCLIAAGQEHVISVGFVESEVEASTRSSVRSALYALVEMIEYWDVSGGGDDGLGKGIHALNDEEIGDLNQLFNTLSEIEDFYDCIGGIIGYQIMVLELLSQSTSERQTTNWSHHITKSKECQFLEIHAPNVLDLSRNTEYASQAAMWGIEGLPDLGEIYPLGGAADRLGLVDPDTGECLPAAMLPYCGRTLLEGLIRDLQAREFLYYKIYGKQCITPVAIMTSSAKNNHEHVTSLCKRLAWFGRGRSSFQFFEQPLVPAVSAEDGQWLVARPFSPVCKPGGHGVIWKLAYDKGIYQWFYDHGRKGATVRQVSNVVAATDLTLLALAGIGLRHGKKLGFASCKRNPGATEGINVLVEKKNLDGKWGYGLSCVEYTEFDKFGITSGPCSSIGLQANFPANTNILYVDLPSAELVGSSNDKKSLPGMVLNIKKPVVYLDHFGECHSVQGGRLECTMQNIADEFLNTYSSRCYKDVEDKLDTFIVYNERRKVTSSSKRKRKHTDKSLHQTPDGSLLDIMRNTYDLLSHCDIRLPKIEGNDKYVDSGPPYLILLHPALGPIWEVTRQKFNGGSISKGSELQIEVAEFLWRNVQLDGSLIIIAENVLGSPRIDPSGDPIVQYGHRCGRCKMQNVKVLNEGIDWSSGENIFWKHDVRRFEAFKVILHGNAEFEANDVILQGNHVFEVPDGYKLKITSGNPGLAVELNSIEPDMMETGSWFWKYNKKGTNILLELVEL is encoded by the exons ATGGCGAACATTACAGCTCCGAACATTCTGCACTACAGCAACCACCGCCGCATCCTCTGCTCTTTCAACTCGACAACTCCTTTCAGCAGCTCTCTCCATTCCGACAAGTCTCCGTTACTCTCTTTATCTTCGTCTTTATCGTCGCGATGCTTCCGTGTCACCCGAGTATCTACTGCGCCGATAGAATATGTGTCACCAGCGCCGGACTCTAATTTCCACGAGGAGCTTTCTCGCCTTAAGACCCTGCGTTTGAAGCTCGCCGGTTGCGGAGCTCTCAAAGGCAAGCACTCCGTGATTGATACGGATTCCAGAGTGAAGAGCTTCTTTGATAGGCGTAAAGTTTGgctctctagggttttaggatGGCTTGATTTGGAGGCCGATTGCTACCAGGTGTATCTGTTGAAGTGTTTAATTGCGGCAGGGCAGGAGCACGTGATTAGCGTGGGGTTTGTGGAGAGTGAAGTGGAGGCGTCCACGAGGAGTTCTGTTAGGAGCGCGCTATATGCACTGGTGGAGATGATTGAGTATTGGGATgttagtggtggtggtgatgatgggTTAGGGAAGGGAATTCACGCCTTGAATGACGAAGAGATAGGGGACTTGAATCAATTGTTCAACACTTTAAGTGAGATTGAAGACTTTTATGATTGCATTGGCGGAATTATCGG TTATCAGATAATGGTGCTGGAGCTTCTTTCCCAATCAACATCAGAAAGGCAGACTACAAATTGGTCCCATCACATAACGAAATCTAAGGAATGCCAGTTTTTGGAAATTCATGCTCCAAATGTATTAGACCTCTCTAGAAACACCGAATATGCATCTCAGGCTGCTATGTGGGGAATTGAG GGCTTACCAGACCTAGGTGAGATCTATCCTTTGGGAGGCGCTGCAGACAGGCTTGGTTTGGTTGATCCTGATACGGGCGAATGTCTGCCTGCTGCAATGTTACCTTATTGTGGACGGACCTTATTGGAAGGTCTTATAAGGGATCTTCAG GCTAGGGAGTTCTTGTACTACAAGATCTATGGAAAACAGTGCATCACACCTGTTGCGATCATGACAAGTTCAGCTAAAAACAACCATGAACATGTCACTTCTCTTTGCAAAAGACTTGCATGGTTTGGGAGAGGCCGATCAAGCTTCCAATTTTTTGAACAG CCTCTTGTTCCTGCTGTTAGCGCAGAGGATGGTCAATGGTTGGTTGCAAGACCATTTTCACCTGTCTGCAAGCCTGGTGGGCATGGTGTTATTTGGAAACTTGCTTATGACAAAGGCATCTACCAATGGTTCTATGACCATGGCAGAAAAGGTGCAACAGTCCGACAAGTCAG TAATGTTGTGGCAGCTACAGATTTGACCCTCTTGGCTTTGGCAGGGATTGGTTTACGCCATGGGAAG AAATTGGGCTTTGCATCCTGTAAGCGGAATCCGGGGGCTACCGAAGGAATTAATGTTTTAGTTGAGAAGAAGAATCTTGATGGGAAGTGGGGCTATGGTTTGTCTTGTGTTGAATACACCGAGTTTGACAAATTTGGAATAACAAGCGGTCCTTGCTCCTCTATTGG TTTGCAGGCCAATTTTCCTGCCAACACAAACATTTTGTATGTGGATTTACCTTCTGCAGAGTTAGTTGGCTCAAGTAATGATAAAAAGAGTTTACCAGGAATGGTACTAAATATTAAGAAGCCAGTTGTATATCTGGATCATTTCGGAGAATGCCACAG TGTCCAGGGTGGCAGGCTTGAGTGCACAATGCAAAATATTGCAGACGAGTTCCTCAATACATATTCATCTAGATGTTATAAGGATGTAGAAG ATAAGCTAGATACCTTCATTGTGTATAATGAGCGAAGAAAGGTCACATCATCTtcgaagaggaagagaaaacaCACTGACAAGTCTTTGCACCAG ACTCCCGATGGTTCACTGTTAGATATCATGCGGAATACCTATGATCTTCTGTCCCATTGTGATATTAGACTTCCTAAG ATTGAAGGTAATGATAAATATGTTGATTCTGGACCACCATATCTCATCCTTTTGCATCCTGCTCTTGGCCCAATTTGGGAGGTCACCAGACAAAAG TTTAACGGAGGATCCATATCCAAGGGATCTGAGTTACAAATTGAGGTCGCAGAGTTCTTGTGGAGAAATGTTCAG CTCGATGGGAGCCTGATAATTATTGCTGAGAATGTTTTGGGTTCCCCCAGAATTGATCCAAGTGGCGATCCAATTGTACAGTATGGGCACAG GTGTGGAAGATGTAAAATGCAAAATGTCAAAGTTCTGAATGAAGGAATAGACTGGAGTTCGGGAGAGAATATATTTTGGAAGCATGATGTGCGGAGATTCGAGGCATTTAAAGTCATATTGCATGGAAATGCTGAATTTGAAGCCAATGATGTAATCCTGCAG GGAAATCATGTATTTGAAGTCCCAGATGGATACAAATTGAAGATCACGTCAGGAAATCCAG GTTTAGCAGTCGAGCTCAATTCAATTGAACCAGACATGATGGAAACTGGAAGCTGGTTTTGGAAGTACAACAAGAAGGGCACGAACATTCTCTTGGAATTGGTAGAGTTGTGA
- the LOC120014956 gene encoding UTP--glucose-1-phosphate uridylyltransferase 3, chloroplastic isoform X2: MANITAPNILHYSNHRRILCSFNSTTPFSSSLHSDKSPLLSLSSSLSSRCFRVTRVSTAPIEYVSPAPDSNFHEELSRLKTLRLKLAGCGALKGKHSVIDTDSRVKSFFDRRKVWLSRVLGWLDLEADCYQVYLLKCLIAAGQEHVISVGFVESEVEASTRSSVRSALYALVEMIEYWDVSGGGDDGLGKGIHALNDEEIGDLNQLFNTLSEIEDFYDCIGGIIGYQIMVLELLSQSTSERQTTNWSHHITKSKECQFLEIHAPNVLDLSRNTEYASQAAMWGIEGLPDLGEIYPLGGAADRLGLVDPDTGECLPAAMLPYCGRTLLEGLIRDLQAREFLYYKIYGKQCITPVAIMTSSAKNNHEHVTSLCKRLAWFGRGRSSFQFFEQPLVPAVSAEDGQWLVARPFSPVCKPGGHGVIWKLAYDKGIYQWFYDHGRKGATVRQVSNVVAATDLTLLALAGIGLRHGKKLGFASCKRNPGATEGINVLVEKKNLDGKWGYGLSCVEYTEFDKFGITSGPCSSIGLQANFPANTNILYVDLPSAELVGSSNDKKSLPGMVLNIKKPVVYLDHFGECHSVQGGRLECTMQNIADEFLNTYSSRCYKDVEDKLDTFIVYNERRKVTSSSKRKRKHTDKSLHQTPDGSLLDIMRNTYDLLSHCDIRLPKIEGNDKYVDSGPPYLILLHPALGPIWEVTRQKFNGGSISKGSELQIEVAEFLWRNVQLDGSLIIIAENVLGSPRIDPSGDPIVQYGHRCGRCKMQNVKVLNEGIDWSSGENIFWKHDVRRFEAFKVILHGNAEFEANDVILQV, encoded by the exons ATGGCGAACATTACAGCTCCGAACATTCTGCACTACAGCAACCACCGCCGCATCCTCTGCTCTTTCAACTCGACAACTCCTTTCAGCAGCTCTCTCCATTCCGACAAGTCTCCGTTACTCTCTTTATCTTCGTCTTTATCGTCGCGATGCTTCCGTGTCACCCGAGTATCTACTGCGCCGATAGAATATGTGTCACCAGCGCCGGACTCTAATTTCCACGAGGAGCTTTCTCGCCTTAAGACCCTGCGTTTGAAGCTCGCCGGTTGCGGAGCTCTCAAAGGCAAGCACTCCGTGATTGATACGGATTCCAGAGTGAAGAGCTTCTTTGATAGGCGTAAAGTTTGgctctctagggttttaggatGGCTTGATTTGGAGGCCGATTGCTACCAGGTGTATCTGTTGAAGTGTTTAATTGCGGCAGGGCAGGAGCACGTGATTAGCGTGGGGTTTGTGGAGAGTGAAGTGGAGGCGTCCACGAGGAGTTCTGTTAGGAGCGCGCTATATGCACTGGTGGAGATGATTGAGTATTGGGATgttagtggtggtggtgatgatgggTTAGGGAAGGGAATTCACGCCTTGAATGACGAAGAGATAGGGGACTTGAATCAATTGTTCAACACTTTAAGTGAGATTGAAGACTTTTATGATTGCATTGGCGGAATTATCGG TTATCAGATAATGGTGCTGGAGCTTCTTTCCCAATCAACATCAGAAAGGCAGACTACAAATTGGTCCCATCACATAACGAAATCTAAGGAATGCCAGTTTTTGGAAATTCATGCTCCAAATGTATTAGACCTCTCTAGAAACACCGAATATGCATCTCAGGCTGCTATGTGGGGAATTGAG GGCTTACCAGACCTAGGTGAGATCTATCCTTTGGGAGGCGCTGCAGACAGGCTTGGTTTGGTTGATCCTGATACGGGCGAATGTCTGCCTGCTGCAATGTTACCTTATTGTGGACGGACCTTATTGGAAGGTCTTATAAGGGATCTTCAG GCTAGGGAGTTCTTGTACTACAAGATCTATGGAAAACAGTGCATCACACCTGTTGCGATCATGACAAGTTCAGCTAAAAACAACCATGAACATGTCACTTCTCTTTGCAAAAGACTTGCATGGTTTGGGAGAGGCCGATCAAGCTTCCAATTTTTTGAACAG CCTCTTGTTCCTGCTGTTAGCGCAGAGGATGGTCAATGGTTGGTTGCAAGACCATTTTCACCTGTCTGCAAGCCTGGTGGGCATGGTGTTATTTGGAAACTTGCTTATGACAAAGGCATCTACCAATGGTTCTATGACCATGGCAGAAAAGGTGCAACAGTCCGACAAGTCAG TAATGTTGTGGCAGCTACAGATTTGACCCTCTTGGCTTTGGCAGGGATTGGTTTACGCCATGGGAAG AAATTGGGCTTTGCATCCTGTAAGCGGAATCCGGGGGCTACCGAAGGAATTAATGTTTTAGTTGAGAAGAAGAATCTTGATGGGAAGTGGGGCTATGGTTTGTCTTGTGTTGAATACACCGAGTTTGACAAATTTGGAATAACAAGCGGTCCTTGCTCCTCTATTGG TTTGCAGGCCAATTTTCCTGCCAACACAAACATTTTGTATGTGGATTTACCTTCTGCAGAGTTAGTTGGCTCAAGTAATGATAAAAAGAGTTTACCAGGAATGGTACTAAATATTAAGAAGCCAGTTGTATATCTGGATCATTTCGGAGAATGCCACAG TGTCCAGGGTGGCAGGCTTGAGTGCACAATGCAAAATATTGCAGACGAGTTCCTCAATACATATTCATCTAGATGTTATAAGGATGTAGAAG ATAAGCTAGATACCTTCATTGTGTATAATGAGCGAAGAAAGGTCACATCATCTtcgaagaggaagagaaaacaCACTGACAAGTCTTTGCACCAG ACTCCCGATGGTTCACTGTTAGATATCATGCGGAATACCTATGATCTTCTGTCCCATTGTGATATTAGACTTCCTAAG ATTGAAGGTAATGATAAATATGTTGATTCTGGACCACCATATCTCATCCTTTTGCATCCTGCTCTTGGCCCAATTTGGGAGGTCACCAGACAAAAG TTTAACGGAGGATCCATATCCAAGGGATCTGAGTTACAAATTGAGGTCGCAGAGTTCTTGTGGAGAAATGTTCAG CTCGATGGGAGCCTGATAATTATTGCTGAGAATGTTTTGGGTTCCCCCAGAATTGATCCAAGTGGCGATCCAATTGTACAGTATGGGCACAG GTGTGGAAGATGTAAAATGCAAAATGTCAAAGTTCTGAATGAAGGAATAGACTGGAGTTCGGGAGAGAATATATTTTGGAAGCATGATGTGCGGAGATTCGAGGCATTTAAAGTCATATTGCATGGAAATGCTGAATTTGAAGCCAATGATGTAATCCTGCAG GTTTAG
- the LOC120015656 gene encoding two-component response regulator ARR2-like isoform X1: protein MKKNFSSEEGSKTSSTSQYNHSSSQKGRGDADEDQEEEEEEVDKIIRSVEGGSTNNNELENKVQGAEEAAAGSGVVVPSCRSVRRPYSRSKMARLRWTPQLHLCFLRAVERLGGQDRATPRLVLQLMNIKGISIAHVKSHLQMYRSKKINDTNLEMPEQGLSLESGAHNFYFPSQFPKLHSFNQRSLSSLSYGDACTWRGHDNQICSLYNSTIDRCGLNRAKHGLYGSITERVLFGRLKNNSFNGDSHLNTTISSLNNKRRSSRGTHPTILLDGGVESFQRCSRKPISGDQLMNNGSCDRNCRAIQEDENTAKRKTLDLNLSLRVNEKGMEGTSDQEEEEEDVVDSDLCLSLSSSSLSTTKHARKTKVVLPSTLDLTL, encoded by the exons atgaagaagaatttCAGCTCTGAAGAAGGGTCCAAGACCTCATCCACAAGCCAATATAATCACTCTTCAAGCCAAAAAGGGCGCGGCGACGCCGATGaagatcaagaagaagaagaagaagaggtggaCAAAATTATTAGGTCAGTTGAAGGCGGTAGTACTAATAATAATGAATTAGAAAACAAGGTGCAGGGTGCAGAAGAAGCTGCTGCAGGTAGTGGTGTTGTTGTTCCATCTTGCAGATCTGTACGTCGTCCTTATAGTCGTTCTAAGATGGCGAGGCTCCGATGGACTCCCCAACTCCATCTTTGCTTTCTTCGTGCTGTTGAAAGACTTGGAGGACAGGATA GAGCAACACCAAGGCTGGTTCTTCAATTGATGAACATCAAAGGCATTAGCATAGCTCATGTCAAGAGCCATCTTCAG ATGTATAGAAGTAAGAAGATCAATGACACCAATCTAG AAATGCCAGAGCAAGGTCTGTCATTGGAAAGTGGGGCTCATAATTTCTATTTTCCTAGTCAATTCCCCAAACTACATAGTTTCAATCAAAGATCTTTATCTTCTTTAAG TTATGGGGATGCTTGCACTTGGAGAGGTCATGATAACCAGATTTGTAGTCTATACAATAGTACTATTGATAGGTGTGGACTCAATAGAGCAAAACATGGACTTTATGGGTCAATCACCGAGAGAGTACTTTTTGGAAGACTCAAAAACAATTCATTTAATGGAGATTCCCATTTGAATACTACTATTTCTTCTCtcaacaacaaaagaagaagcagcagGGGTACTCATCCAACTATACTACTTGATGGAGGGGTTGAGTCCTTTCAAAGATGTTCAAGGAAACCAATATCAGGTGATCAATTGATGAACAATGGATCTTGTGACAGAAATTGTAGAGCAATTCAAGAAGACGAAAACACGGCGAAACGGAAGACATTGGACTTGAATCTCTCTCTGAGGGTGAATGAGAAGGGCATGGAAGGAACAAGtgatcaagaagaagaagaagaagatgttgtGGATAGTGATTTGTGTCTTTCTTTGTCTTCATCATCTTTATCCACAACAAAGCATGCAAGGAAGACCAAGGTGGTACTGCCAAGTACTCTGGATCTGACTTTATGA